The nucleotide window GGAATCAAAGGAAGCAGTGAGCAATGCGACGACGGTAACACAAGCGATGGCGATACATGCTCCAGCACGTGTTCGGAAATCACCGTTGGCTGCGCCGATGGTACCGTTGAAGGTGGACTCAGCTTATGGCAACGCGAGGATATCGTATTTTGCACCACTTCCGACGGTGAACTGCCTACATCAGCCAGCAATGCAGGAACGCTTTGCGCCAGTGGTTGGACAGCATGCACGTCCGCTGAGTATGTGGCCCGTAATGACAATTGCACCGCCGGTGTGAATTTCAGCGTGGTCCTTAACGATGGCGACAACTGCATGATGCACGCCGATGGACGAGCGTTTGACGATGACGATAACCCGGCTTGGCAGTGTCGCCATGATACGGTGCGGGCAGGTTTCGTTGGGAGTTGCAGTCAAGAAGCAACCAGTGGTGGAAGCTTCAGTATGCGTAGCTACGATGCTTTCTCCAGCGGTGCCTCCACGCTTCAAGGAACGGTTTGCTGTAGCAACTAGCGTGGCTTAATAACCGCTCCACTCCAATAGGCTCATCACAGCTCACGCTTCGATGCTTTGTTTTGATCTATTGAGCCCTTCCAATGTTGATACTTGTTTTCGCCCGGCTGGAAACGTGATTTCATAAAAGAGGGGCTGAAGAATTCATCTCGCGGTTGTCGGACTTTTGTCTACACGTAAAGTTGTTGGGGCTAAGTTTTCTTCCATGAGCCACTATTGAGGTACCGACTTTGACGAATGCATCATGCGTTGCAATAAAGCCAAATGCTCGAACCGTTCGCCGCCGTGAGTTAAGGGGCAGTGTACGCTGCGCCAACGCACTTCTAGCGGGCCTCGAAAAAGCAGGCCTCTCGCTGGGTAACATCAACATCGATGACTTAGAACGCAAGGCTGTCGACCGCACGGGACTCCAAGATTTCGGTGAGATGCAGTATAGAGAGCCGCTTGAAAAGCTTTTGGAGAATGTGAGCCGAAGTCCCGCATTACCTTTGGCCAAAGTGAGCATGAAGGAGCAGATCTCTCAGCACCTTAAAAACAGACTACTCATTGAAGATTATTTAGCTCGTCATCCCGAAATCAGAACCATTGAACTCGACCGGCCTGTGTTTATTGTTGGCTTGCCTCGTACGGGTACAACCATGGTGCAAAATGCTTTGAGTCTAAGCTCAGAGTGTCATTCGCCTGAGTTTTGGTGGCTGAAATATCCGGTGCCGAGCCACCCTAATTTAGCCAAGAGTAAAGTAGAACGCTTAAGGCGTGGAAGGTTGCTTGCATCACTCAATTCTTTTGTAGCGCCCGAGCAAGCTTCCATTCACAACACCCACGCACGAAGCCTAGAAGAGTGTTGGCATTTGTTTTTTAACCGCTTTACCTCACTTAGCTACGCCTTTGGCTGTGGACTCCACGATTACGGAAGATGGCTTCTCCAGCACGATATGGAGCCAACTTACACCGAATATGGCGACCAGTTGAAATTGATGAGTGCTCAGTTTCCAGGCCAGCGTTTGGTTCTAAAGTGTGTTGAGCATGTTTGGTTTTTAGATTCTCTGTTTAAGGTTTTTCCAGACGCGCGCGTGGTTTGGACACACCGAGACCCTTTTGATTCAGTCGCATCGTATGCGAGCTATATCTCGGTCTTCTTAAGAGTGATGTACGGATCCTGCGACCAGAAAAAAACCGGACAGTTTGTAGAGGATTTATTCTCCCAAGGTGTCACGCGGGCAATGGCAGTTCGGGAAACACTTGGTAAAGAAGACCAGATTTTGGATGTGTATTGTTCTGACCTGGTTAACAAACCAGTCGAAACCATTGCATCCATTTCCGAAAAATTTGATTTACCGTTTCAAGCGGATGATGTGGGAAAACTAGAGTCCTGGCTATCATCCCAGCGAAAAGACGCGGCCGGAAATCATCGCTACGTAGCGTCGGATTTCGGATTGAATCGCCAAAGGACACACACACGGTTCGCAGACTACATGGACCGATTTGAAGTTGGCGCGTCCTCTCGCGGCGGAGGTGAATCCCGTGAGTGATAAGAAGATTCTCATTGTGGGGGCAGGAGCGGTTGGCCAAGTTTATGGGCGACACCTGTTAAAGGGCGGCGCGAACGTTACTTTTTTGGTTCGTGATAAGTACCGTGCGGAGCTTGAACAAGGTTACCGGCTTTATCCATTGAACGAGTATCAAACGTCTGATGAAGGCCTGCCAATCACAAACTTCGCTTTATTGACGACTCACGATGACGTTGAGTCAACTCAATGGGACCAAGTGTGGTTATGTGTGTCTTCGGCGGCTTTGCGAGAGGCGTGGTTTCCTAAATTGGTAGGGCGGGTAGGTGATGCCACGATTGTGGCGCTCCAGCCCGGGCTTGAGGAGCGGGACTATTTGGTTGGTGTGATTCCTGAGCATCGATTGGTCCACGGGATAGTTGCATTTATAAGCTACCCGTTACCATTACCTGAGAGGTACGATGCGGCGGTTGTGTTGAAGGGAAATCGCACAGCCTATTGGTTACCACCGTTTTCTAAAATGTTTTTCAGTGGGGAACCTTGTCGAAGAGATGAGGTGCTGAGGTTGTTGGTGGCTGGTGGTATTCGTGCCCGCTCACATCAAGACGTTTCTAAGGCTGCTGCATTTTCAAGTGCAGTGCTCATGTCTTTGATGATTGGGTTAGAGGCCTCTGACTGGTCCATGGCTAGGTTCAGGGCAGGGAAACAGATCGGTGTTGCCGCTGAAGCTGCCCGGGAATCCCTTGGTATTGCAGCAAGGCATTACCAAGTAAAGGCTCCATGGTGGAGAGGTTTACTCGGCGCCTGGGGTATTGGTGCCCTCATGGCTGCTGCGCGTAGATGGCTTCCATTACCACTTGAAGAGTATTTTCGATTTCACTTTACTAAGATAGCGCCTCAGACAAGGCTTTATACCGGTTCGTATCTTAAATTGGGACAGGACTTTGGCTTACCTACAAAAGCTATCCTTAAGAATGTGGGTGGTTTGCAGGCAATGAAATCCGAATGAATAGAAATAAAGAAAGTTGTATCACCAGTGAAACAGACGTTCGTATTGACATGGAGGAATGAATGACAACCACAATGATGGTTCTTGCATTGATTGCAGTGGGGATGATGGCTCTTGAGTTTACGGTTGCACGGATACGTGGACACAAGACGTATGGGAAAAAGGCCACGTCGAGTAGCTTAATCAATGGTATTGGCTCGGGCATCAGCGCCACGGTAGCCAGTACATTTGTTTTGTATAATTTAGTTGAAACCAATTTTGGCGTGATTGAGTTCACGGCATCGAGCTGGGTGACATGGGCGGTTGCGATATTCGCCTTAGATTTTGTATTCTATTGGGCTCACAGAATAGTGCATACCATCCCAATGTTTTGGGCGATTCAT belongs to Deltaproteobacteria bacterium and includes:
- a CDS encoding DUF4215 domain-containing protein; the protein is VDCGRDYCCAISTLGVLTCWGKNETISAYQASSTVCGDGIKGSSEQCDDGNTSDGDTCSSTCSEITVGCADGTVEGGLSLWQREDIVFCTTSDGELPTSASNAGTLCASGWTACTSAEYVARNDNCTAGVNFSVVLNDGDNCMMHADGRAFDDDDNPAWQCRHDTVRAGFVGSCSQEATSGGSFSMRSYDAFSSGASTLQGTVCCSN
- a CDS encoding ketopantoate reductase, producing the protein MSDKKILIVGAGAVGQVYGRHLLKGGANVTFLVRDKYRAELEQGYRLYPLNEYQTSDEGLPITNFALLTTHDDVESTQWDQVWLCVSSAALREAWFPKLVGRVGDATIVALQPGLEERDYLVGVIPEHRLVHGIVAFISYPLPLPERYDAAVVLKGNRTAYWLPPFSKMFFSGEPCRRDEVLRLLVAGGIRARSHQDVSKAAAFSSAVLMSLMIGLEASDWSMARFRAGKQIGVAAEAARESLGIAARHYQVKAPWWRGLLGAWGIGALMAAARRWLPLPLEEYFRFHFTKIAPQTRLYTGSYLKLGQDFGLPTKAILKNVGGLQAMKSE
- a CDS encoding sulfotransferase; protein product: MTNASCVAIKPNARTVRRRELRGSVRCANALLAGLEKAGLSLGNINIDDLERKAVDRTGLQDFGEMQYREPLEKLLENVSRSPALPLAKVSMKEQISQHLKNRLLIEDYLARHPEIRTIELDRPVFIVGLPRTGTTMVQNALSLSSECHSPEFWWLKYPVPSHPNLAKSKVERLRRGRLLASLNSFVAPEQASIHNTHARSLEECWHLFFNRFTSLSYAFGCGLHDYGRWLLQHDMEPTYTEYGDQLKLMSAQFPGQRLVLKCVEHVWFLDSLFKVFPDARVVWTHRDPFDSVASYASYISVFLRVMYGSCDQKKTGQFVEDLFSQGVTRAMAVRETLGKEDQILDVYCSDLVNKPVETIASISEKFDLPFQADDVGKLESWLSSQRKDAAGNHRYVASDFGLNRQRTHTRFADYMDRFEVGASSRGGGESRE